One window from the genome of Bacteroidota bacterium encodes:
- a CDS encoding class I SAM-dependent methyltransferase gives MTDISINTVADYYNKNQILYNLLWSSDVLHYGFWETGIKNHKEALQNTNSFVASCLDLKQGEIVLDAGCGVGGAAIYMAKQFGVKVNGITISHVQVKQALKSLEKNNAIKHLLNFEKRNYTDTGYGSESFEKIYAIESSCQASSKKKFAEEMYRLMKPDGKLVVNDFFLSEIKNEYDKKNLNSFLQGWAIPHLSRREDFYEILSKTGFRNIQVYDKTNDIKKSSRIAWMLGVVFYPFSWVGSALKIIPENMHPHCVACINQKYLFLNRVANYLVFVAEK, from the coding sequence ATGACAGATATCTCTATAAATACAGTAGCCGATTATTACAACAAAAACCAAATTCTATATAATCTTCTTTGGTCAAGTGATGTATTGCATTATGGATTTTGGGAGACAGGAATAAAAAATCATAAAGAAGCCCTTCAGAACACAAATTCATTTGTGGCATCTTGCCTTGATTTGAAACAGGGGGAAATAGTACTGGATGCCGGTTGTGGTGTAGGAGGAGCAGCGATTTATATGGCAAAACAATTCGGAGTAAAAGTGAACGGAATAACCATATCACATGTTCAGGTAAAACAGGCATTGAAGTCGTTAGAAAAAAATAATGCTATCAAACATCTGCTTAACTTTGAAAAGAGAAACTATACGGATACGGGGTATGGCAGCGAATCGTTTGAAAAAATTTATGCCATAGAGAGCAGTTGCCAGGCAAGCAGCAAAAAAAAATTCGCTGAAGAGATGTATCGTTTGATGAAGCCGGATGGAAAACTTGTCGTGAATGATTTTTTTCTATCGGAAATAAAAAATGAGTATGATAAAAAAAATTTAAACAGTTTTCTTCAAGGGTGGGCAATACCTCACCTTTCGCGAAGGGAGGATTTTTATGAGATTTTATCAAAGACTGGATTCCGAAACATTCAAGTTTATGACAAAACAAACGACATAAAAAAATCAAGCCGCATTGCGTGGATGCTGGGTGTTGTGTTTTATCCTTTTTCATGGGTTGGGTCAGCGTTGAAAATTATTCCTGAGAATATGCATCCGCATTGTGTGGCGTGTATTAATCAAAAATATTTATTTCTTAACCGGGTGGCAAATTATCTGGTCTTTGTTGCTGAAAAATAA